A single Verrucomicrobiia bacterium DNA region contains:
- a CDS encoding FAD-binding protein, with product MPLSNDILVRLKEIVGPTDVQTAREDLMAYSFDGTAAMQQLPGCVVFAKTTEEVVAVLRLANETKTPVVTRGSGTSLSGGSLPVPDCIVLCLTHMNRILELDRANLTILAEAGVTTVVLSNAVAAANLFYPPDPGSMIISTIGGNVAENSGGLRGLKYGVTRNFVMGLEVVLPNGEVFWTGNKCVKDVAGYSMRDLFIGSEGTLGVITKVLLRLIPKPAAKKTMLATFAQMDAAAQCVSDIIAARIIPCTLEFLDATTIRCVEDYAKIGLPLDCEALLLMETDGHPAAVAEEAAEMEKFARQAGALEIRVAKDENEANQLATARRGAFSAVARVSPTTILEDATVPRSELAKMIRFVIKTAEKYKLRVATFGHMGDGNLHPTFLTDERNLEEMHRVEQAFKEIFDEAIRLGGTITGEHGVGVAKKNFLPQFAGPVQMRLMRELRRILDPNQILNPGKMFD from the coding sequence ATGCCGCTATCTAACGACATTCTGGTGCGACTGAAGGAAATCGTCGGTCCGACCGACGTGCAAACCGCGCGCGAGGATCTGATGGCCTATTCCTTCGATGGCACGGCGGCAATGCAACAACTGCCTGGTTGCGTGGTGTTCGCCAAAACCACGGAAGAGGTGGTGGCGGTGCTCCGTCTCGCCAACGAAACCAAGACGCCCGTCGTAACCCGCGGTTCGGGCACGAGCTTGAGCGGCGGCAGTTTGCCCGTGCCGGACTGCATCGTTCTGTGTTTGACGCACATGAACCGGATTTTGGAACTGGATCGCGCCAATCTCACAATCCTTGCGGAAGCCGGTGTCACCACCGTTGTTCTCTCCAATGCCGTCGCGGCAGCAAACCTGTTTTATCCACCGGACCCGGGTTCGATGATCATTTCCACCATCGGCGGCAATGTGGCCGAAAATTCCGGAGGTCTGCGCGGCCTGAAATACGGGGTGACGCGTAATTTCGTCATGGGGCTGGAAGTGGTGCTGCCCAATGGCGAGGTGTTTTGGACCGGAAACAAATGCGTCAAAGACGTGGCGGGTTATTCCATGCGCGATTTATTCATCGGTTCTGAAGGCACGTTGGGAGTGATCACCAAAGTGCTGCTGCGCCTCATTCCCAAACCGGCGGCCAAGAAAACCATGCTCGCCACTTTTGCGCAGATGGACGCGGCGGCGCAATGCGTGTCGGACATCATTGCCGCCCGGATCATTCCCTGTACGCTCGAGTTCCTGGATGCCACCACCATCCGTTGCGTTGAAGATTACGCGAAGATCGGGCTACCGCTGGATTGTGAGGCTTTGCTCCTGATGGAAACCGATGGGCATCCAGCCGCCGTGGCTGAAGAGGCGGCGGAAATGGAAAAATTTGCACGCCAAGCCGGAGCGCTGGAAATCCGTGTCGCCAAAGACGAGAACGAAGCCAACCAGTTGGCCACCGCACGGCGCGGCGCGTTCTCCGCCGTGGCGCGAGTTTCGCCAACCACGATTCTTGAAGACGCCACCGTGCCGCGCAGTGAGCTGGCAAAAATGATCCGCTTCGTCATCAAGACGGCGGAGAAATACAAGCTGCGCGTGGCCACGTTCGGTCACATGGGCGACGGTAATTTGCATCCCACCTTCTTGACCGACGAACGCAACCTCGAGGAAATGCACCGGGTCGAACAGGCGTTCAAGGAGATCTTTGACGAGGCCATTCGACTCGGTGGCACGATCACCGGTGAACACGGTGTGGGGGTGGCCAAAAAGAATTTCCTGCCGCAATTTGCCGGGCCGGTGCAAATGCGCCTGATGCGCGAGTTGCGACGGATTTTGGATCCAAATCAGATTTTGAATCCTGGAAAGATGTTTGATTGA